A single window of Methanobacterium sp. DNA harbors:
- a CDS encoding molybdenum cofactor biosynthesis protein MoaE has protein sequence MIIAKIISDYEEIITLNDLTQQIKESSSINDCGAIFAFEGIVRGKDEAKTTDKLVLTTPDTQKTEKELKKILDQVQEKHGVKDIAVVHYLGQFKPGDPLFLVAVAGAHRHETRTALEEIIERVKYELDFKKEEEGSAGNKIIMSGG, from the coding sequence ATGATAATTGCCAAAATAATTTCAGATTATGAAGAAATCATCACCCTAAATGATTTAACCCAGCAAATCAAGGAAAGCAGCTCTATCAATGACTGTGGGGCTATATTCGCCTTTGAGGGAATTGTTCGAGGGAAAGATGAGGCTAAAACCACGGATAAACTCGTCCTCACCACCCCGGATACTCAAAAAACTGAAAAAGAACTTAAAAAGATCTTAGACCAGGTTCAGGAAAAACATGGGGTTAAAGATATTGCAGTGGTCCACTACCTGGGCCAGTTCAAACCTGGTGATCCATTGTTCTTGGTGGCTGTGGCTGGAGCGCACCGGCATGAGACCAGAACAGCTCTGGAGGAAATAATTGAAAGAGTTAAATACGAACTGGACTTTAAAAAAGAGGAAGAAGGCAGCGCAGGTAATAAAATTATCATGTCTGGAGGCTAA
- a CDS encoding nicotinamide-nucleotide adenylyltransferase, with translation MRGLLVGRMQPLHWGHIQVIERILDEVEEVIIGIGSAQVSHSIKDPFTAGERVMMITKALSENNVHASRYYIIPVQDIECNSLWVAHMEMLTPPFKHVYSGNPLVQRLFKEKGYEVTEPPLFNRKSYSGTEVRRRMLSGEKWEDLVPESVVEVINEIDGISRINQLSRKEVSDI, from the coding sequence ATGAGAGGACTTCTGGTTGGGAGAATGCAACCTTTACACTGGGGACATATTCAGGTCATTGAAAGGATACTGGATGAAGTGGAAGAAGTAATCATTGGAATTGGCAGTGCACAGGTCAGTCACAGTATTAAAGACCCATTCACTGCTGGTGAGCGCGTGATGATGATCACGAAGGCTCTCTCTGAAAATAACGTACACGCTTCACGTTACTATATCATTCCAGTGCAGGATATTGAATGTAACTCCCTCTGGGTGGCTCATATGGAAATGTTAACCCCACCATTTAAACATGTGTATTCAGGTAACCCCCTGGTACAAAGACTCTTCAAAGAAAAGGGCTATGAAGTTACTGAACCACCATTATTCAATAGAAAAAGCTATTCCGGCACAGAAGTCAGGCGAAGAATGCTTTCAGGGGAGAAATGGGAAGATTTAGTTCCGGAATCAGTGGTGGAAGTTATTAATGAAATTGATGGTATTTCCAGAATTAACCAACTATCAAGGAAGGAGGTAAGTGACATATGA
- the guaB gene encoding IMP dehydrogenase: MFSDKLKKAPEGYTFDDFLLVPNISNVEPKDVGTKSKVSRNYSLNIPFVSSAMDTVTEADMAIALAQEGGLGVIHRNMSIKEQVAEVEKVKSSEDLTIRDVITTSPDSSIHEASIIMDMEDVSGLPVVDNGKVIGIISRRDIKPIINSDAQKKVREFMTEEVVTITESATPEEALDIAYDNKVERLPIVRNNRIVGIVTIRDILERKKHPNAVRDSDGRFLVAAATGPFDLERAIALDKAGADIIAMDVAHAHKPDIIKSAKKIKNNIQADLLVGNIATGDAAEAIIAGADVDGLKVGIGPGSICTTRIIAGVGVPQLTAISSVADVAREQGVPVIGDGGLRYSGDVAKAIAVGADAVMVGSLLAGTTESPGEVVIMNGRKFKQYRGMGSLGAMTGGSGAGTDRYFQEVKGPMKHAKLVPEGVEGVVPFKGPVNEVIFQLMGGLKASMGYSGASNIKEMWEKARFVRITSSGMTESHPHDLLITNESPNYPTTRLM, translated from the coding sequence ATGTTTTCAGATAAATTGAAAAAAGCCCCGGAAGGATACACATTTGATGACTTTTTACTGGTTCCAAACATATCCAATGTTGAACCAAAAGATGTGGGAACTAAAAGCAAGGTATCGCGAAATTACAGTCTCAACATCCCATTTGTGAGTTCGGCCATGGACACAGTTACCGAAGCCGATATGGCCATTGCACTGGCTCAGGAAGGCGGTTTAGGAGTTATCCACCGTAACATGAGCATTAAAGAACAGGTGGCAGAGGTTGAAAAAGTCAAAAGTTCCGAGGACCTGACAATAAGAGATGTTATAACCACTTCTCCAGATAGTTCCATCCATGAAGCCAGTATAATTATGGATATGGAAGATGTCAGTGGTCTTCCAGTGGTGGATAATGGAAAGGTAATCGGTATTATCAGTAGGCGTGACATTAAACCCATTATAAACTCCGATGCTCAGAAAAAGGTCCGTGAGTTCATGACCGAGGAAGTGGTGACCATCACTGAATCAGCTACTCCAGAGGAAGCATTGGACATTGCCTATGATAACAAAGTGGAACGATTACCCATAGTTCGAAATAACCGCATAGTGGGCATTGTAACCATCAGAGATATATTAGAACGTAAAAAGCACCCTAACGCTGTCAGAGACTCTGATGGACGTTTCCTGGTTGCTGCTGCCACTGGTCCCTTTGACCTGGAAAGGGCCATTGCCCTGGATAAAGCAGGAGCAGATATTATTGCCATGGATGTGGCCCATGCCCACAAACCAGATATTATAAAGTCCGCCAAGAAAATAAAAAATAACATACAGGCTGACCTGCTGGTGGGCAATATTGCAACTGGTGACGCAGCAGAAGCAATCATAGCTGGTGCGGATGTTGATGGTTTGAAGGTGGGTATAGGTCCTGGATCAATTTGTACCACCAGAATTATAGCTGGTGTGGGAGTTCCCCAGTTAACTGCCATATCATCTGTGGCCGACGTTGCCAGGGAACAGGGAGTTCCAGTGATTGGTGACGGAGGATTAAGATACTCAGGAGATGTTGCCAAAGCCATAGCAGTGGGAGCAGATGCAGTTATGGTTGGAAGCCTCCTGGCAGGAACCACCGAATCTCCTGGTGAGGTGGTTATAATGAACGGCCGCAAATTCAAACAGTACCGTGGAATGGGATCACTGGGTGCCATGACTGGAGGTTCCGGAGCAGGAACAGACCGTTACTTCCAGGAAGTTAAAGGGCCAATGAAACACGCTAAACTGGTACCGGAAGGTGTTGAAGGAGTTGTACCATTCAAAGGACCTGTGAATGAAGTGATATTCCAGCTCATGGGTGGTCTTAAAGCTTCAATGGGATACTCCGGCGCTTCTAATATAAAAGAAATGTGGGAAAAAGCCAGATTTGTCAGAATCACCTCCAGTGGTATGACCGAAAGCCATCCCCATGATCTGTTAATAACCAATGAAAGTCCCAACTACCCCACAACCCGACTCATGTAA
- the cbiT gene encoding precorrin-6Y C5,15-methyltransferase (decarboxylating) subunit CbiT, which yields MIPDEDFIQIKEVPGPTKEEIRCLVMCKAQISSDDTVVDVGCGSGGLTLESAQRAGKVIALDKNPEAIDITRKNLEKHGYSSEIQLMEGDALVIIEALHSFDVLIVGGSGGDLPLIIKQGYEKLKKNGRIVITSILLETRVEAVNALKKMRMTPDVVEVNIAKGKLTERGTMMMGRNPITIISAVKDLKYPVGID from the coding sequence ATGATCCCGGATGAGGATTTCATCCAGATTAAGGAAGTTCCAGGACCAACCAAGGAAGAAATAAGGTGCCTGGTAATGTGCAAAGCCCAGATATCCTCTGATGACACAGTGGTGGATGTGGGCTGTGGTAGTGGGGGATTAACACTGGAATCCGCTCAAAGAGCTGGAAAAGTTATTGCACTGGATAAAAATCCAGAAGCCATTGATATAACTAGGAAAAACCTGGAAAAACATGGTTATTCCAGTGAAATCCAGTTAATGGAGGGTGATGCCCTGGTTATAATTGAAGCTCTTCACTCATTTGATGTCCTCATTGTGGGTGGCAGTGGTGGTGATCTTCCCCTTATAATAAAACAGGGATATGAAAAGCTTAAAAAAAATGGAAGGATCGTGATAACTTCCATCCTCCTGGAGACAAGAGTGGAGGCAGTTAATGCCCTTAAAAAAATGAGAATGACACCGGATGTGGTTGAAGTGAACATTGCCAAGGGTAAACTCACAGAAAGAGGAACCATGATGATGGGAAGAAACCCCATTACCATTATTTCTGCGGTAAAAGATCTGAAATACCCTGTAGGGATAGATTGA
- a CDS encoding ABC transporter ATP-binding protein — translation MIKVENLSKTYHMEEGPEIKALDQVNLEVKKGEIVGIIGTSGSGKTSLLRILRGVEPFDEGKITVDDVTVTPESTTYYSRKLRKATAIHLQRSFGLWSETALNNVIRKLYGTKYGDEALTDFDLAYSEFEDEAMEILRVVGLDHKATHFAPVLSGGEKQRLIMARQLAKKPKVLLLDEPATMSCPKTKQEILDAIRNINQDLGVTVVLVSHLPEVHHYLSQRLVLMEEGRVVDEGSPDKIIKKFLQKMEPELPKRNPENIGETIIKARDLEKRFYLLKAGNVLELKDVSFDINDGEIVSLIGQSGAGKTVLLRMVGGLDLPDAGTVSYKLDGEWVDMHQPGINRMNIRRQMGFMHQEFALVHHARIRDQIAGRLGIKGIKVVDEAKKKAEEMGISDLALDVLYQLTDLPENEAKQRLEQLGLSGSILDTLFPSFPDNDLKEYAEPIFKALDLPLDILNRRSYELSGGQKVRATLALVLTSNPKVLILDEPFGDLDPITLRMVSNSLKRINEEFNTTIIMVSHHIDFIDELATRALRMEDGKLIGDGNPDQECEEFINSCGADYLKDISEWREKLLED, via the coding sequence ATGATAAAGGTTGAAAATCTATCAAAAACTTACCACATGGAGGAGGGTCCTGAAATCAAGGCCCTGGATCAGGTTAACCTGGAAGTGAAGAAGGGAGAAATTGTGGGCATCATTGGAACCAGTGGTTCTGGTAAAACCAGCCTTCTCCGTATCCTCAGGGGTGTGGAGCCATTTGATGAGGGTAAAATTACTGTAGATGACGTGACTGTAACCCCTGAATCCACCACTTACTATTCCCGTAAACTGCGAAAGGCAACAGCCATTCACCTGCAACGTTCATTTGGATTATGGTCTGAAACAGCCTTAAATAATGTTATAAGGAAACTTTACGGAACTAAATATGGTGATGAAGCATTAACCGACTTTGACCTTGCTTATAGTGAGTTTGAAGATGAAGCCATGGAAATACTGCGAGTGGTGGGTCTGGATCATAAGGCCACTCATTTCGCCCCGGTTCTAAGTGGTGGTGAAAAACAGAGACTTATCATGGCCCGGCAATTAGCTAAGAAGCCTAAAGTTCTCTTATTGGACGAACCAGCTACTATGTCCTGCCCTAAGACAAAACAGGAAATTTTAGATGCAATCCGTAATATCAACCAGGATCTGGGAGTGACCGTTGTCCTGGTATCCCACCTTCCGGAAGTTCATCATTACCTCTCCCAGAGACTGGTGCTCATGGAAGAAGGTCGTGTGGTGGATGAAGGATCACCAGATAAGATAATAAAGAAATTCCTCCAGAAAATGGAACCAGAACTTCCAAAACGTAACCCGGAAAATATTGGAGAAACCATAATTAAGGCCCGGGATCTGGAGAAAAGGTTCTATCTTCTTAAGGCCGGTAATGTTCTGGAGTTGAAGGATGTAAGCTTTGATATTAATGATGGGGAGATTGTTTCCCTCATAGGACAAAGTGGTGCGGGTAAAACCGTGCTCCTGCGTATGGTTGGTGGATTGGACCTTCCAGATGCCGGTACTGTCTCCTATAAACTGGATGGGGAATGGGTGGACATGCACCAACCCGGAATTAACCGAATGAATATCCGTCGTCAGATGGGATTCATGCACCAGGAGTTTGCACTGGTACACCATGCTCGTATCCGGGATCAGATAGCAGGACGACTTGGGATTAAAGGAATAAAGGTAGTGGATGAAGCTAAGAAGAAAGCAGAGGAAATGGGCATAAGTGACCTGGCACTGGATGTCCTTTACCAGTTGACTGATCTCCCTGAAAACGAGGCAAAACAGCGCCTGGAGCAGTTAGGTTTATCTGGCAGTATTTTAGACACTCTTTTCCCCAGTTTCCCGGATAATGATCTTAAAGAATACGCTGAACCTATATTTAAGGCACTGGATCTTCCACTGGATATCCTTAACCGTCGTTCTTATGAATTGTCCGGTGGTCAGAAAGTTCGGGCGACCCTGGCCCTGGTACTGACATCTAACCCCAAAGTTCTCATCTTAGATGAACCATTCGGGGATTTAGATCCAATAACCCTGCGAATGGTTTCCAATTCCCTGAAACGTATAAATGAAGAATTTAACACCACCATCATCATGGTCAGCCATCATATTGACTTCATTGATGAACTGGCCACCAGGGCCCTCCGTATGGAAGATGGTAAACTAATTGGAGATGGAAACCCTGACCAGGAGTGTGAGGAATTCATAAATAGCTGCGGAGCAGATTACCTTAAGGATATCAGCGAATGGAGGGAAAAATTACTGGAAGATTAA
- a CDS encoding pseudomurein-binding protein, which yields MESLTLEQYRKMVDKVLEFKRLNGDLPEYAVVEGCRIDKREYIDMIERVNTFFLQMGRNPGSVDITPLDDVPPVEILI from the coding sequence ATGGAGAGTTTGACTCTCGAGCAGTATAGAAAAATGGTGGATAAGGTATTAGAGTTTAAAAGGTTGAATGGAGACCTGCCTGAATATGCGGTTGTTGAAGGCTGCCGCATTGATAAAAGAGAATATATTGACATGATTGAAAGGGTTAACACGTTCTTCCTTCAAATGGGAAGAAACCCTGGAAGCGTGGACATTACACCTCTTGACGATGTTCCCCCGGTGGAAATTTTAATATAA
- a CDS encoding UbiX family flavin prenyltransferase, whose product MIVVAITGASGVTYGVRLLEVLKEMGKNTALVVTEPARIILKHEMGMDEDQLRDLCHEFYEPGDLTSAINSGSCRFESMIIVPCTMKTISAISTGFASNSVTRAADVALKERRKLLLVPRETPLRSVHLENMLRISREGAIILPAMPAFYHQPQNMDDLVDFLVGKILDVLHIDHNLYQRWQGEIP is encoded by the coding sequence ATGATAGTTGTAGCCATTACCGGAGCTAGCGGTGTTACCTATGGCGTTAGACTCCTGGAAGTATTGAAAGAAATGGGGAAGAACACCGCCCTGGTGGTAACAGAACCTGCAAGAATTATACTGAAACATGAAATGGGGATGGACGAAGACCAGTTAAGGGATCTTTGCCATGAATTCTATGAACCCGGAGATCTGACCAGTGCCATTAACAGTGGTTCCTGCAGGTTCGAGTCTATGATCATTGTTCCCTGCACCATGAAAACCATATCTGCTATTTCTACAGGATTTGCAAGTAATTCAGTTACCCGAGCAGCTGATGTGGCTTTAAAGGAGAGAAGGAAACTGTTACTGGTACCCAGGGAAACACCCTTACGTTCGGTTCACTTGGAAAATATGCTCAGAATTAGCAGGGAAGGAGCCATTATTCTACCAGCAATGCCTGCCTTTTACCATCAACCCCAGAACATGGATGACCTGGTGGATTTCCTGGTGGGTAAAATACTGGACGTACTTCACATTGACCATAACCTCTACCAGCGATGGCAGGGAGAGATCCCATGA
- a CDS encoding molybdenum cofactor guanylyltransferase codes for MKSCIILCGGRSRRMGQDKGLMALDGTPLIIHTLEIVEDIVDEIILVLRDKKQLDLYIKCVNEFKNQNPEHTPEIRMVTDIEMDQGPLFGLYTGLSHIKSDGALVLPCDSPFISTYFVNKIFKLSDERDVQAMVPMWPDGSTEPLHAYYRSECIPVIQDKLKNGFRNVKSLLEQINVVYIDVRTLDPEEKSFINLNRPEDVFTTLRK; via the coding sequence ATGAAGTCTTGTATAATACTATGTGGTGGCAGAAGCCGGCGTATGGGGCAGGATAAAGGGTTAATGGCTTTAGACGGTACCCCCTTGATTATTCATACTTTAGAGATTGTTGAAGATATTGTTGATGAGATCATACTGGTTTTAAGAGACAAAAAACAGCTTGATTTATACATAAAATGTGTTAATGAGTTTAAAAATCAAAATCCTGAACATACCCCTGAGATCCGTATGGTAACCGATATTGAAATGGACCAGGGACCACTCTTTGGATTATATACTGGTTTATCCCATATAAAATCTGATGGAGCTCTGGTATTGCCATGTGATTCCCCTTTTATCTCAACTTACTTTGTAAATAAAATTTTCAAATTAAGTGATGAGCGTGATGTTCAGGCCATGGTTCCAATGTGGCCCGATGGATCAACTGAACCATTACATGCATATTACCGCTCTGAATGCATTCCTGTGATCCAAGATAAATTAAAAAATGGATTTCGAAATGTTAAATCGTTGTTAGAACAGATAAATGTGGTTTACATTGACGTTAGAACTTTAGATCCGGAGGAAAAAAGTTTCATTAATTTAAATCGTCCGGAAGATGTGTTTACCACTTTGAGAAAATAA
- a CDS encoding HD domain-containing protein translates to MKFIRDSVHGDLQLEEFEVRLTDTPEIQRLRRIKQLGFTYLVYPGANHSRFEHSIGTMYLASRLARSLQLDEDTHSLVRSCAILHDAGHGPFSHVSERVLDSSHEELTSKLIKESQLGDILSEKFSVKEVLKVINGEGPLGQMISGELDVDRMDYLLRDSYYTGVAYGVIDVERLISNMKLDDELLLLRSKGVQAAESMLLARYFMYPSVYQHHTTRIVNSMFRRCLGKLLEKNVIKEHEIYRYDDIDIISSARSEEGYIQNMMGRLDTRQLYKRVYSLKLDDISHPKSIFQMSNSTIQKVEEEIADDLDVDKDFILVDVPEYPVFHEMTTPVSVNGDIIMLGDVSHLVMALKDVRFNHADLCIYLPEEYAEQSSGLNFIDYLNIPD, encoded by the coding sequence ATGAAGTTCATCAGGGATAGTGTCCATGGAGACCTCCAGTTAGAGGAGTTTGAAGTCAGATTAACCGATACTCCCGAGATCCAACGCTTGCGAAGGATCAAACAACTAGGATTCACCTATCTAGTGTATCCTGGTGCCAATCACAGTCGCTTCGAACACTCCATTGGAACCATGTACCTGGCTTCACGACTGGCCCGGAGCCTCCAGCTGGATGAAGATACCCATAGTCTGGTGCGAAGCTGTGCCATTCTCCATGATGCTGGTCACGGACCTTTTTCTCATGTATCGGAACGAGTTCTTGATTCATCCCACGAAGAACTCACCTCCAAACTCATTAAAGAATCACAGTTAGGAGATATCTTATCTGAAAAGTTTTCAGTAAAGGAAGTTTTAAAGGTGATTAATGGTGAAGGTCCTCTAGGGCAGATGATCTCCGGAGAACTAGACGTGGACCGTATGGATTACTTATTACGGGATTCTTACTACACAGGGGTTGCCTACGGGGTCATTGATGTGGAGCGCCTTATTTCCAACATGAAACTGGATGATGAACTTCTTCTCCTCCGAAGTAAAGGTGTTCAAGCTGCAGAATCCATGCTACTGGCACGCTATTTCATGTATCCCAGTGTTTATCAGCATCACACCACCAGAATCGTTAATTCCATGTTCCGACGTTGCCTGGGGAAACTCTTGGAAAAAAATGTTATCAAGGAACATGAAATTTACCGTTACGATGACATAGATATCATTTCATCAGCCCGGTCAGAAGAGGGTTACATTCAAAATATGATGGGAAGACTGGATACTAGACAGCTTTACAAACGAGTATACTCCCTGAAACTGGATGATATTAGTCATCCTAAAAGTATTTTCCAGATGAGTAACTCTACCATCCAGAAGGTAGAAGAAGAAATTGCCGATGATCTGGATGTTGATAAAGATTTTATACTGGTGGATGTTCCAGAATATCCGGTTTTCCATGAGATGACCACTCCTGTATCTGTCAATGGAGATATAATTATGCTGGGGGATGTTTCTCATCTAGTTATGGCATTGAAAGATGTTCGTTTCAACCATGCAGATCTATGTATCTACCTTCCTGAAGAATATGCAGAACAGTCATCTGGTCTTAACTTCATTGATTACCTGAATATTCCTGATTAA
- a CDS encoding (5-formylfuran-3-yl)methyl phosphate synthase gives MLLLISPINTQEAREAIDGGADIIDVKNPKEGSLGANFPWVIKNIREITPKDMQVSATLGDVPYKPGTVALAAAGAVVSGADYIKVGLYGTKNYSEALEVMENVVKAVHEFNDDAVVVASGYADAHRVGAVDPMDIPKVAADSGADLAMVDTAVKDGKTLFDFMNEETISQFTNEIHDYGLKSALAGSVTKEQLPLLAELGCDVAGIRGAACVGGDRNSGHIHHEAVAGLKELVKGL, from the coding sequence TTGCTTCTCTTGATCAGTCCTATAAACACACAAGAAGCACGAGAAGCCATAGATGGCGGTGCAGATATAATTGACGTTAAAAATCCTAAAGAGGGTTCACTAGGGGCTAATTTCCCCTGGGTCATTAAAAATATACGTGAAATAACCCCCAAGGACATGCAAGTTAGTGCAACTCTGGGAGATGTCCCATACAAACCAGGGACAGTGGCCCTGGCAGCTGCTGGTGCAGTTGTTTCCGGTGCAGATTATATAAAGGTAGGATTATATGGTACCAAAAACTACTCTGAAGCTCTGGAAGTAATGGAAAACGTGGTTAAAGCGGTTCATGAATTTAACGATGATGCGGTTGTTGTGGCATCAGGATATGCCGATGCACATCGCGTAGGTGCAGTGGACCCCATGGACATACCCAAGGTAGCTGCAGATAGTGGAGCCGACCTGGCTATGGTGGACACTGCAGTTAAAGACGGGAAAACACTTTTTGATTTCATGAATGAAGAAACCATTTCCCAGTTCACCAATGAAATACACGATTATGGCCTTAAATCCGCACTCGCCGGTTCAGTCACCAAAGAACAGTTACCCTTACTTGCTGAGCTTGGTTGCGATGTGGCAGGAATAAGAGGTGCTGCCTGTGTAGGTGGAGACCGAAATTCCGGACATATACATCATGAGGCTGTTGCCGGTCTAAAAGAACTAGTTAAAGGTCTTTGA
- a CDS encoding flavin reductase family protein encodes MEFKSLDVESFYRVLAPRPTIIVTTVSSEGEVNAAPFSFTMPVSVNPPLIAVASVPRHHTYQNLEETGEMVINIPTADILNQLWVTGEKFPEGVNEIEKAGLTEVASLEVSPPRIRECLAHMECKVEFTRECGDHQLVVGRVVRVSVREDAIKEGLLDVELMKPLLHLGGKDFVVGDHRRKVD; translated from the coding sequence ATGGAATTTAAAAGTCTTGATGTAGAAAGCTTTTACAGGGTACTGGCACCCCGACCTACCATAATCGTAACAACCGTAAGTTCTGAGGGTGAGGTGAATGCAGCTCCTTTTTCTTTTACCATGCCAGTGTCAGTGAACCCCCCATTAATTGCAGTGGCATCGGTTCCTCGCCACCATACCTATCAGAACCTGGAAGAAACTGGTGAAATGGTGATTAACATTCCCACTGCAGATATTCTAAACCAGCTCTGGGTTACCGGGGAAAAATTCCCGGAGGGAGTCAATGAAATTGAAAAAGCAGGTTTAACCGAGGTGGCTTCTCTTGAAGTTTCACCGCCCCGGATCAGGGAGTGTTTGGCTCATATGGAGTGCAAGGTTGAATTCACCCGGGAATGTGGTGATCACCAGTTAGTGGTGGGCCGCGTCGTGAGAGTCAGTGTCCGGGAAGATGCCATTAAGGAAGGACTCTTAGATGTTGAATTAATGAAGCCATTACTCCATCTTGGTGGTAAGGACTTTGTGGTGGGAGATCACCGCCGGAAAGTGGATTAA
- a CDS encoding universal stress protein: MFNTIMVPTDGSDYSKKAEDTALFLAKKLGSNVVAVHIIDEKLIYPYEVLEEEGKAILQEVQKKGKEMDVEVLEILIVGNPTHDMAKITEKTGADLVVISTHGKTGLEKLIMGSVAENALKKVPVPVLLVK, from the coding sequence ATGTTCAACACCATAATGGTTCCTACCGATGGATCAGATTATTCTAAAAAGGCTGAAGACACCGCATTATTCCTAGCCAAAAAGCTGGGTTCTAATGTTGTTGCAGTTCACATAATCGATGAAAAACTCATATATCCATATGAGGTGCTGGAAGAAGAGGGTAAAGCCATTCTCCAAGAAGTACAAAAAAAGGGCAAAGAAATGGATGTGGAAGTCCTTGAGATACTGATTGTTGGAAACCCCACCCATGATATGGCTAAAATAACAGAAAAAACAGGGGCAGATCTGGTGGTAATAAGCACACACGGTAAAACTGGCCTGGAAAAACTCATAATGGGTAGTGTGGCTGAAAATGCCCTGAAAAAGGTCCCAGTACCAGTATTGCTGGTTAAATAA